A region from the Andrena cerasifolii isolate SP2316 chromosome 11, iyAndCera1_principal, whole genome shotgun sequence genome encodes:
- the Sud1 gene encoding prolyl 3-hydroxylase sud1: MAQEEPEAKKLKHSVISGHVYSSDLRQLFNNHWHSFSDVKMGKLEVISKPFRMCKISNFLCNDEFMDEIKNELLDVKSRRNSMDLYQFEQTGDLANVDTKNLKLLYEAFQTDLAIWMERNTEIELNKKISMSSSCYSDTDYLLCHDDNMGDRRIAFVLYLSKNWMPEDGGALDLFDTDEHGLPRNVVKSLVPEYNSLVFFEVVDNSYHQVAEVTSPEKSRWTINGWFHGPVRESSRPPRPAIELNYIEPENTQVDLDDWISKCYLFPGIVKEIQQDMEQESFAFLSNFLIADVYEKLAADLSSDSIVWQTVGPADIRNYEVAREESLPELFKEFYDMFKSISMFQLLKDYTELDLTPEKESMNPKMVIELQRWSRGCYTLMSDRSTASDSGISMSEKKSCSNGCMSQSEDGQEDPLDTPRASKSNDCHEKPVRNSENKNAESGCNTPPSNKEDEDIDEEEAMRKMKGKSPRSKKKNLSQQSSSMKLDITSPQKVARIVDTDDSDESDIGDYLSDPLDCSLECSDQEEDMDDANTSESGALDVIIQFHTGHVPEEDTIDYVDPKEQEGALIHVPAKNNHFCLVYKTLGTSRVQKYVNHYCTDYFYNLICTYYE; encoded by the coding sequence ATGGCACAAGAGGAGCCAGAAGCGAAGAAGCTCAAGCATTCCGTTATCTCGGGCCACGTCTATTCGTCGGACTTGCGACAACTCTTTAACAATCATTGGCACAGTTTTAGCGACGTGAAGATGGGCAAGCTTGAAGTTATATCGAAGCCCTTCAGGATgtgtaaaatttcgaatttcctCTGTAACGATGAGTTTATGGATGAAATAAAGAATGAATTGTTGGATGTAAAAAGTAGAAGGAATAGTATGGATCTATATCAGTTCGAGCAGACCGGCGATCTTGCCAATGTCGATACTAAAAATCTGAAGCTGCTGTACGAAGCATTTCAAACGGACCTGGCCATATGGATGGAGCGTAACACCGAGATAGAGCTTAATAAAAAGATATCCATGTCGAGCTCTTGTTATTCCGACACGGACTATCTGCTCTGCCACGACGACAATATGGGCGATCGAAGAATCGCTTTTGTACTCTATCTGTCAAAGAATTGGATGCCGGAGGACGGCGGGGCTTTAGATTTGTTCGACACCGACGAGCATGGATTGCCTAGGAATGTTGTGAAATCATTAGTGCCCGAGTACAATTCCCTTGTATTTTTCGAAGTTGTGGATAATTCTTATCACCAAGTAGCCGAAGTGACTTCGCCAGAGAAGTCCCGGTGGACCATCAACGGCTGGTTCCATGGGCCTGTTAGAGAAAGCAGCAGGCCCCCGAGACCAGCTATAGAGCTGAATTACATAGAACCGGAGAACACCCAAGTAGATTTGGACGATTGGATATCAAAGTGCTACCTGTTCCCTGGTATCGTTAAGGAGATCCAGCAGGACATGGAGCAAGAATCGTTTGCCTTTCTATCGAATTTTTTGATAGCAGACGTTTACGAGAAACTCGCCGCAGACTTATCATCAGATTCCATAGTTTGGCAAACGGTAGGCCCAGCGGACATCAGAAATTACGAAGTCGCGAGGGAGGAATCGCTGCCAGAGTTGTTCAAAGAATTCTACGACATGTTCAAGTCTATTTCCATGTTCCAACTGCTGAAAGACTACACGGAGTTGGATCTTACACCGGAGAAGGAATCCATGAATCCGAAGATGGTTATAGAACTTCAGAGGTGGTCCAGAGGATGCTACACACTGATGTCGGACAGATCCACGGCGAGCGATTCAGGCATCTCCATGAGCGAGAAGAAATCGTGCAGTAATGGGTGCATGAGCCAGAGCGAAGACGGGCAGGAAGATCCGCTGGACACGCCGAGGGCGAGTAAGAGTAACGATTGCCATGAGAAGCCTGTACGCAACAGCGAGAACAAAAACGCGGAGTCGGGTTGTAATACTCCGCCGAGTAATAAGGAGGACGAGGACATAGACGAGGAGGAGGCGATGAGGAAGATGAAAGGAAAATCCCCTCGGTCGAAGAAGAAGAACTTGTCGCAGCAGTCCTCCTCGATGAAGCTAGATATTACTTCGCCGCAGAAGGTGGCTAGGATCGTGGACACCGATGACTCGGACGAGTCAGATATCGGAGACTACTTGTCGGACCCTCTGGACTGTTCTCTGGAGTGCTCTGACCAGGAAGAGGATATGGACGATGCGAACACTTCGGAATCGGGGGCCCTCGATGTGATAATTCAGTTTCACACTGGTCACGTCCCCGAGGAGGACACTATAGACTACGTAGACCCTAAAGAGCAAGAGGGCGCACTGATCCACGTACCTGCGAAAAACAACCATTTCTGTCTGGTCTACAAGACGTTAGGCACTTCGCGGGTTCAGAAATACGTGAACCATTACTGTACAGATTACTTTTACAATCTGATTTGCACATACTACGAATAG